Proteins co-encoded in one Candidatus Moraniibacteriota bacterium genomic window:
- a CDS encoding polysaccharide pyruvyl transferase family protein: MKKIFFWPRFILSANRYINKKINHIFYHIKIKIGNIFCNYCCSGIKLAYYNGVPNFGDLLNKDIMKYLGVNYCCTSFHKSNLLAIGSILGEITTNNDVEKLSNHGIINIWGSGFIKKETLSKEHFIKNVNIHALRGNLSKSRCEKILGFNLNNIALGDPGLLAARAIKFDNVEKKYDVGIVPHYVDKNSKFLNNIKLNHKSYKIIDVQDDTKKVCKEINECKLILSSAMHGLIVSDSYGIPNKWIRLSDDVFGGDYKFNDYYSVFDIAGVNPVDLRKKYIIDKDIDIFIDNYQIKKEEVSNICLRLEESFSYLYKNKK; the protein is encoded by the coding sequence ATGAAAAAAATATTTTTTTGGCCTAGGTTTATTTTGTCTGCAAATAGATATATTAATAAAAAAATAAATCATATCTTCTATCATATAAAAATAAAAATAGGAAATATTTTTTGCAATTATTGCTGTAGCGGCATAAAACTTGCTTATTATAATGGTGTACCAAATTTTGGTGACTTATTAAACAAAGATATAATGAAATATTTGGGGGTTAATTATTGTTGTACAAGTTTTCATAAATCAAATTTGTTGGCTATCGGAAGTATCTTAGGAGAAATTACTACTAATAATGATGTAGAAAAATTATCTAATCATGGCATCATAAATATTTGGGGATCAGGTTTTATTAAAAAAGAGACATTAAGTAAAGAACATTTTATAAAAAACGTTAACATACATGCTTTAAGAGGAAATCTTTCAAAAAGTAGATGTGAAAAAATTTTAGGTTTTAATCTTAACAATATTGCACTTGGAGATCCGGGATTGTTAGCGGCAAGAGCTATTAAGTTTGATAATGTAGAAAAAAAATACGACGTTGGTATTGTTCCACATTATGTAGATAAAAATAGTAAGTTTTTAAATAATATAAAATTAAATCATAAAAGTTATAAAATTATAGATGTACAAGATGATACAAAAAAAGTATGCAAGGAGATAAATGAATGTAAACTTATTTTATCTTCAGCTATGCATGGACTAATTGTATCGGATAGCTATGGTATTCCTAATAAATGGATTAGATTATCCGATGATGTTTTCGGTGGTGATTATAAGTTTAACGATTATTATTCTGTTTTTGATATTGCAGGAGTCAATCCGGTTGACTTGAGAAAAAAATATATTATTGATAAAGATATAGATATATTTATTGATAATTATCAAATAAAAAAAGAAGAAGTTTCTAATATTTGTTTAAGATTAGAAGAATCTTTCTCTTATTTATATAAGAATAAAAAATAA
- a CDS encoding oligosaccharide flippase family protein has product MIRNILLKYGEKIGIDLPYFVKHGFFATMRQIVDLLAGLLLAIMFARFATKDVFGHYQFVIAIFSIVSILSLPGLNTSVARSAAIGKDGDYKNAVKKSFIYSLWGIPILFIIGVFYYLTQSQELGIAFAISSFFFPLFYAPNTWGSFLQGKGRFDVFFKFGSTQSIINAIITSIVVFLNQNNLLPIIFTYFITYTIFNAAYYFKSFKYVENDEKDPDAIKYGKFLTIMNIFQLLAENVDKIIVGLLMPASSLAVYGVISMIPVRLKNVFGYILNITFSKIASKNIDIKDLFKSNKKLPYIILFMSILIGLIYYVLIEKISYLFFGNGYSDFYQYSKIFTVFMMLLLPYSLLYIYANAKKMVKLIKSIYPFFFFIKLIVTVIFVYFWGLVGAVIAYNINAFILICLYLIYINRDSKKLGTF; this is encoded by the coding sequence ATGATACGCAATATTTTATTAAAATATGGGGAAAAAATAGGGATAGATCTTCCATATTTTGTTAAGCATGGATTTTTTGCGACTATGAGGCAAATTGTCGATTTATTGGCTGGATTATTGCTTGCGATTATGTTTGCAAGGTTTGCGACAAAGGATGTTTTTGGTCATTATCAATTTGTCATTGCAATTTTTTCCATAGTTTCAATTCTTTCTTTGCCGGGACTTAATACTTCAGTCGCTAGATCGGCAGCAATTGGAAAAGACGGGGATTATAAAAATGCTGTAAAAAAAAGTTTTATATATAGTCTCTGGGGTATTCCCATTTTGTTTATTATCGGAGTTTTTTATTATTTGACACAGAGCCAAGAATTGGGAATAGCTTTTGCGATCTCCTCATTTTTTTTCCCTCTTTTTTATGCTCCCAATACCTGGGGATCTTTTCTTCAGGGAAAAGGAAGATTTGATGTTTTCTTTAAGTTTGGATCAACCCAGTCAATAATCAATGCAATCATTACAAGCATTGTGGTATTTTTAAACCAAAATAACTTATTACCGATAATATTTACTTATTTTATTACATACACTATTTTTAATGCTGCATATTATTTTAAAAGTTTTAAATATGTCGAAAACGACGAAAAAGATCCAGATGCTATAAAGTATGGAAAATTTTTGACAATCATGAATATTTTTCAGTTGTTGGCTGAAAATGTCGACAAAATAATAGTGGGTCTATTAATGCCGGCATCAAGTCTGGCGGTATATGGGGTAATTTCTATGATACCGGTAAGACTAAAGAATGTGTTTGGGTATATATTGAATATAACTTTTTCTAAAATAGCTTCTAAAAATATTGATATTAAAGATTTATTTAAAAGTAACAAAAAACTTCCATACATTATTTTATTTATGAGTATCTTAATAGGACTTATATATTACGTTTTGATTGAAAAGATAAGTTATTTGTTTTTTGGCAACGGATATTCAGATTTTTATCAATACTCAAAAATTTTTACAGTCTTTATGATGTTATTATTGCCATACTCCTTGCTATATATATATGCAAATGCGAAAAAAATGGTTAAACTTATAAAATCCATATATCCGTTTTTCTTTTTTATCAAATTAATTGTCACAGTAATATTTGTCTATTTTTGGGGGTTGGTCGGGGCTGTAATTGCATATAACATTAACGCTTTTATTTTAATATGTTTGTATTTGATTTATATAAACAGAGATAGTAAAAAACTAGGAACGTTTTAA